The Candidatus Binataceae bacterium DNA window CCGCATCGCGTACGAGGCGCTGCCCGTGGTGATCTCGGCCGCGGCGCGCGTCAACGCGCTGCAGCTTCCCGGTTTTCGGGAAGCGATGGCGCTGCCTGACCAGGCCGAGCAGGCGCTGAGTCTCCGCACGCAGCAAATCCTGATGCACGAGACCGGCCTTGCCGAGTGGGGCGATATCTTCGAGGGCAGCAAGGTGGTCGAGAAGCTGACGGGCGAGATTGCCGAGCGGGCGCGCGCGATCGCGCTTGGGCTCCGCGCCGCGGGCTACGCGCGCGCGATCGCCGCCGTCGGCGGCGAGCTCACGCGTCTGCTCGCCGAGCGCCAGCGCAAACTCGCAAGCGGCGAGCTGGTGCAGGTCGGCGTCAACGCGTTTCTCGACGATATCGGGCTTACCGGCCAGGGCGCCGTCGCCGACGATGCCGCCGCCCACGCGGTGGCCGAGCGCGACCGGATAGAGTCGGTCGTCCGCTGGCGCCGCGAGCGCGACGCTCGCGACGGCGGCGGCGCGGTCGCCCGCGCGCTCGAAGCGCTCGAGCGCGCGGCCGCAAGCGGCGCGGGCGTAATGGAGCCGACGCTCGAGCTTGCGCGCGCGGGCGGCACGGTCGGCGAATGGACCGCCGCGCTCGAGCGCGCGACCAACGGCCGCTACACGCCGCCCGTGCTCGACCGCACGGTGGCGCTTGCGCCGCTCGAAATGCCGCGCGCTCCGCGGCGCATCCGTATCGCGCTCGGCAAGGCCGGGCTCGACGGCCACATCAACGCGGTCAAGCTGCTCGCGCACGCCTGCATGCAGGCCGGGATGGAAGTGATCCTGGCGGGGTTCAAGCAGACGCCCGCGCAGATGGTCGAGACCGCGCTGCAGGAGGACGCCGAAGTGCTGGCGATAAGCTCGCTCGCCGGAGCCCATCTGGCGATCGCCCGGGAGGCGATCGCGCTGCTCAAGGAGCGCGGCGCGGACGACGTGAAACTGGTGATGGGCGGAATAATTCCCGCCCGCGACCGCCAGCCGCTGCTCGAGATGGGCGTGCGCGCGGTGTTCACGCCCAAGGATTCCGATCTCGCCGAGATAGTCCGGCGGATTATCGAAATATGCGACGGAGCAGCGGCGGCTTGACGCCGCGCGCGAGGAAAAGGGCATGAAGGTACGATTTCTGTTGGGTGCGATCTGCGCAGTCGGCTTCACCGTCGCCGCCGCGACGGCGGCGCGCGCGGCTGAGGCGCGGCCGTGGCTCTGCCGCTCCAAGCCCGTGTTCTCGTCGGATTCCGCGATGAAGTACCAGATAGTCAATCACGGCGGCGAGCGCTGGCAGTTGCTATTGATGCAGTTCGAGATGGGCAGCGCGCACGACGGCTATGAGGTCGTGGCCTCCCAAGAACTGTCCTCCAACGCGGGACAGGCGAGCGGCACGCTCG harbors:
- a CDS encoding methylmalonyl-CoA mutase family protein; this translates as MNRAAATSTPEAKKKSAPREPWIIRTYAGFGDARQANRRFLENLSRGQRGLSIAFDLPTQNGYDPDAPVAAGEVGKAGVSICHWRDMEELLAGIDLGAINTSMTINATAPFLLALYLVVAEKRGVAWTELRGTTQNDLLKEFVARGTSIFHPEVSFRISTELINFAVERVPNWNPINCCGYHYMESGAGPAEEIGYTFGNAMMILDALRPRLAPEAFEQTVRRISFFINSGIELVPEISKVRAYFKLWRDLCRDEYSIDGVAFRAGCQVRSLTLTERQPELNIIRIAYEALPVVISAAARVNALQLPGFREAMALPDQAEQALSLRTQQILMHETGLAEWGDIFEGSKVVEKLTGEIAERARAIALGLRAAGYARAIAAVGGELTRLLAERQRKLASGELVQVGVNAFLDDIGLTGQGAVADDAAAHAVAERDRIESVVRWRRERDARDGGGAVARALEALERAAASGAGVMEPTLELARAGGTVGEWTAALERATNGRYTPPVLDRTVALAPLEMPRAPRRIRIALGKAGLDGHINAVKLLAHACMQAGMEVILAGFKQTPAQMVETALQEDAEVLAISSLAGAHLAIAREAIALLKERGADDVKLVMGGIIPARDRQPLLEMGVRAVFTPKDSDLAEIVRRIIEICDGAAAA